A window of Clavibacter michiganensis contains these coding sequences:
- a CDS encoding glycosyltransferase family 4 protein, producing MRLVFDCRYTRIGRHDGISRYGAELVARLGARFDVTMLISDHRQLALLPDLPWQLVSSPTGAREPWVARRVSRMRPDVVYSPMQTMGSRGRTYPLVLTLHDLIYYRHRRPPRDLPAPVRTLWRAFHLAWWPQRLLLDRADAIVTVSETTRGLIRAHRLTTRPVVVVPNAAELAPAPDGHPDGPREAPAERTLVYMGSYMPYKNVETLVRAADDLPDHELHLMSRVGSAERARLEGLADGARLVFRDGASDDEYALTLRHATALLTASRDEGFGIPVIEAMSVGLPVVVSDIPIFREIGGDAAVYVDPDDAEGFAAAVRALEDPDEWRRRSAACIARAAEYDWDRSAEALGDLLEQVARTGRRGA from the coding sequence ATGAGGCTCGTGTTCGACTGCAGGTACACGCGCATCGGCCGGCACGACGGGATCAGCCGCTACGGCGCGGAGCTCGTCGCGCGGCTGGGCGCACGCTTCGACGTGACCATGCTCATCAGCGACCACCGCCAGCTCGCGCTCCTGCCCGACCTGCCGTGGCAGCTGGTCAGCTCGCCGACCGGCGCCCGGGAGCCGTGGGTCGCCCGACGCGTGTCGCGCATGCGTCCCGACGTCGTCTACAGCCCCATGCAGACGATGGGATCCCGCGGCCGCACCTACCCGCTCGTGCTCACGCTGCACGACCTCATCTACTACCGGCACCGGCGTCCGCCCCGTGACCTGCCCGCGCCCGTGCGCACGCTCTGGCGGGCCTTCCACCTCGCGTGGTGGCCGCAGCGGCTGCTGCTCGACCGGGCCGACGCGATCGTGACCGTGAGCGAGACGACGCGCGGGCTCATCCGCGCGCACCGGCTCACCACGCGGCCCGTGGTCGTCGTGCCGAACGCGGCCGAGCTCGCACCCGCGCCCGACGGCCACCCGGACGGGCCGCGCGAGGCGCCCGCGGAGCGCACGCTCGTCTACATGGGCTCGTACATGCCCTACAAGAACGTCGAGACGCTCGTGCGCGCGGCCGACGACCTGCCCGACCACGAGCTGCACCTCATGAGCCGCGTCGGGTCCGCCGAGCGCGCGCGGCTGGAGGGGCTCGCCGACGGCGCGCGCCTGGTCTTCCGCGACGGCGCGAGCGACGACGAGTACGCGCTGACGCTCCGGCACGCGACCGCGCTGCTCACGGCGTCGCGCGACGAGGGCTTCGGGATCCCCGTCATCGAGGCGATGAGCGTCGGCCTGCCCGTCGTGGTCAGCGACATCCCGATCTTCCGCGAGATCGGCGGTGACGCGGCCGTGTACGTGGATCCGGACGACGCCGAGGGGTTCGCTGCGGCCGTGCGCGCGCTGGAGGACCCGGATGAGTGGCGGCGGCGGTCCGCCGCGTGCATCGCCCGCGCCGCCGAGTACGACTGGGACCGGTCGGCGGAGGCGCTCGGCGACCTCCTCGAGCAGGTCGCGCGCACGGGGCGCCGCGGGGCCTGA
- a CDS encoding type B 50S ribosomal protein L31: MKTDIHPKYAPVVFRDLASGATFLTRSTVSSSKTIEWEDGNTYAVIDVEISSESHPFYTGKQRIMDSAGRVEKFNSRYAGFGTKK; this comes from the coding sequence ATGAAGACCGACATCCACCCCAAGTACGCCCCCGTCGTCTTCCGCGACCTCGCCTCCGGCGCGACCTTCCTCACGCGCTCCACCGTGAGCAGCTCCAAGACCATCGAGTGGGAGGACGGCAACACGTACGCCGTCATCGACGTCGAGATCTCGAGCGAGTCGCACCCGTTCTACACGGGCAAGCAGCGCATCATGGACTCCGCCGGACGCGTCGAGAAGTTCAACTCGCGCTACGCGGGTTTCGGCACCAAGAAGTAG
- the treS gene encoding maltose alpha-D-glucosyltransferase: MRRTVSFTAPITLPGLTLDKQWYKRSVFYEVMIRSFVDSNGDGTGDIQGLISKLDYLQWLGIDGLWIPPFFQSPLRDGGYDISDYMSVLPEFGTLDDFKELVTKSHERNMRIVIDLVMNHTSDQHEWFQQSRSDPDGPYGDFYVWSDTDEKYEDIRVIFVDTEESNWTFDPVRRQFFFHRFFSHQPDLNFDNPKVHEAIYGVIRHWLDMGVDGLRLDAIPYLYETEEGNGEGEPATHEFLKRLRAMVDEEYPGRILIAEANQWPREVSAFLGTEEEPECHMAFDFPIMPRIFYSLRSQTADELKRIMSETFEIPEAAAWGVFLRNHDELTLEMVSEEYRQAMYGWYAYDPRMRVNIGIRRRLAPLLDNSRAELELVHALLFSLPGSPFLYYGDEIGMGDNIWLPDRDASRTPMQWTPDRNAGFSTADPGKLYLPVVQSLVYNYAQINVESQLAQSRSLLHWVRNVIHVRKAHPVFGQGTIRVLPTDHESVLAFVRSYEGSGTHFGDRAEDVLCVFSFAHNPVSVTIDASDFAGSQLYDLFGGGVFPTVGDDGRLTLTLATQSFYWLHMGAPAIGGRP; the protein is encoded by the coding sequence ATGAGGAGAACCGTGAGCTTCACCGCCCCCATCACCCTGCCCGGACTCACCCTCGACAAGCAGTGGTACAAGCGCTCGGTCTTCTACGAGGTGATGATCCGCTCGTTCGTCGACTCGAACGGCGACGGCACCGGCGACATCCAGGGCCTCATCTCCAAGCTCGACTACCTGCAGTGGCTCGGCATCGACGGCCTGTGGATCCCCCCGTTCTTCCAGTCCCCGCTCCGCGACGGCGGCTACGACATCAGCGACTACATGTCGGTGCTCCCCGAGTTCGGCACGCTCGACGACTTCAAGGAGCTCGTCACCAAGTCGCACGAGCGCAACATGCGCATCGTGATCGACCTCGTGATGAACCACACCTCCGACCAGCACGAGTGGTTCCAGCAGTCGCGGTCCGACCCCGACGGCCCGTACGGCGACTTCTACGTCTGGAGCGACACGGACGAGAAGTACGAGGACATCCGCGTCATCTTCGTCGACACCGAGGAGTCCAACTGGACCTTCGACCCGGTGCGCCGCCAATTCTTCTTCCACCGGTTCTTCTCGCACCAGCCCGACCTCAACTTCGACAACCCGAAGGTGCACGAGGCCATCTACGGCGTCATCCGCCACTGGCTCGACATGGGCGTCGACGGCCTCCGCCTGGACGCGATCCCCTACCTCTACGAGACCGAGGAGGGCAACGGCGAGGGCGAGCCCGCCACGCACGAGTTCCTCAAGCGCCTCCGCGCCATGGTCGACGAGGAGTACCCGGGCCGGATCCTCATCGCCGAGGCGAACCAGTGGCCCCGCGAGGTCTCCGCGTTCCTCGGCACCGAGGAGGAGCCCGAGTGCCACATGGCGTTCGACTTCCCGATCATGCCGCGCATCTTCTACTCCCTCCGCTCGCAGACCGCGGACGAGCTGAAGCGGATCATGAGCGAGACGTTCGAGATCCCCGAGGCGGCCGCGTGGGGCGTCTTCCTCCGCAACCACGACGAGCTCACGCTCGAGATGGTGAGCGAGGAGTACCGCCAGGCCATGTACGGCTGGTACGCCTACGACCCGCGCATGCGCGTCAACATCGGCATCCGCCGCCGCCTGGCGCCGCTCCTCGACAACTCGCGCGCCGAGCTCGAGCTCGTGCACGCGCTGCTGTTCTCCCTCCCCGGCAGCCCGTTCCTCTACTACGGCGACGAGATCGGCATGGGCGACAACATCTGGCTGCCGGACCGCGACGCCTCGCGCACGCCCATGCAGTGGACGCCCGACCGCAACGCCGGCTTCTCCACCGCCGACCCGGGGAAGCTCTACCTGCCCGTCGTGCAGTCGCTCGTCTACAACTACGCGCAGATCAACGTCGAGTCGCAGCTGGCGCAGTCGCGGTCGCTGCTGCACTGGGTGCGCAACGTGATCCACGTGCGCAAGGCCCACCCCGTCTTCGGCCAGGGCACCATCCGCGTGCTCCCGACCGATCACGAGAGCGTCCTCGCCTTCGTCCGCTCCTACGAGGGCAGCGGCACGCACTTCGGCGACCGCGCGGAGGACGTGCTCTGCGTCTTCTCGTTCGCCCACAACCCCGTCTCGGTCACGATCGACGCGTCCGACTTCGCGGGATCCCAGCTCTACGACCTCTTCGGCGGCGGCGTCTTCCCGACGGTCGGCGACGACGGCCGGCTCACGCTGACGCTCGCGACGCAGAGCTTCTACTGGCTGCACATGGGTGCGCCTGCCATCGGCGGTCGCCCGTAG
- a CDS encoding alpha/beta fold hydrolase: MTVPSPYAAQLDRIPVVRRTVDLLGSRTAWWEYGPADAPQTLVVVHGFRGDHHGLEPVVAQLPGVRILSPDLPGFGDSTPLVDARHDIPGYAAWLRAFVDATGSRDATVLGHSFGSIVVSAALADGLPSPRAILVNPIAAPALEGPRGILTRLAVLYYRAAAVLPERAGFGLLRNRAIVRVMSEAMAKTRDRSLRRWINDQHDRFFSAFSDRRVVLEAFRASVSSDASTYAPRVDVPVLLVAAERDDITPVAAQHRLRRLFADARLEVIPRVGHLIHYETPREAAGSIRAFLDEGSAS; this comes from the coding sequence ATGACCGTCCCCTCGCCCTACGCCGCCCAGCTCGACCGCATCCCCGTGGTCCGCCGCACCGTCGACCTCCTCGGGAGCCGAACCGCCTGGTGGGAGTACGGGCCCGCCGACGCCCCGCAGACGCTCGTCGTCGTGCACGGGTTCCGCGGGGACCACCACGGGCTGGAGCCGGTCGTCGCGCAGCTGCCGGGCGTGCGGATCCTCTCGCCCGACCTGCCGGGGTTCGGCGACTCCACGCCGCTCGTCGACGCGCGGCACGACATCCCCGGGTACGCCGCGTGGCTGCGCGCGTTCGTCGACGCCACCGGCTCGCGCGACGCCACCGTGCTCGGGCACTCGTTCGGATCCATCGTCGTCTCGGCCGCGCTGGCTGACGGCCTGCCGAGCCCGCGCGCGATCCTGGTCAACCCGATCGCCGCGCCCGCGCTCGAGGGGCCCCGGGGCATCCTCACCCGGCTCGCCGTGCTCTACTACCGCGCCGCCGCCGTGCTGCCCGAGCGGGCGGGCTTCGGCCTGCTGCGCAACCGGGCCATCGTGCGCGTGATGAGCGAGGCCATGGCGAAGACGCGCGACCGCTCGCTCCGCCGGTGGATCAACGACCAGCACGACCGCTTCTTCAGCGCGTTCAGCGACCGCCGCGTCGTGCTGGAGGCGTTCCGCGCGTCGGTGTCGTCGGACGCGAGCACCTACGCGCCCCGCGTCGACGTCCCCGTGCTGCTCGTCGCCGCCGAGCGCGACGACATCACGCCCGTCGCCGCGCAGCACCGGCTGCGGCGCCTGTTCGCCGACGCCCGGCTCGAGGTGATCCCGCGGGTCGGGCACCTCATCCACTACGAGACGCCCCGGGAGGCGGCCGGCTCCATCCGCGCGTTCCTGGACGAGGGGAGCGCGTCATGA
- a CDS encoding histidine phosphatase family protein, with translation MTRIVLVRHGRTAWNVERRVQGSSDIPLDDTGRAQAATAGALLAAAVAGGAGWDAVHASPLSRAFETASIIAEHLALGGAPTMGPLPEPALAERRYGLAEGLTHAEIEARFPDGDVPGRETVESVTERAGAALLRLAERHPGGSIIAVSHGGVIAALARSLDASLGTRPGPMIENGSAHTFGVVDGELSLLRFGGVADLGAIADLDPARRA, from the coding sequence GTGACCCGGATCGTGCTCGTGCGCCACGGCCGCACCGCGTGGAACGTGGAGCGGCGCGTGCAGGGATCCAGCGACATCCCGCTCGACGACACAGGCCGCGCGCAGGCGGCCACCGCGGGTGCGCTGCTCGCCGCGGCCGTCGCGGGTGGCGCGGGCTGGGACGCGGTGCACGCGAGCCCGCTCAGCCGCGCTTTCGAGACCGCGTCGATCATCGCGGAGCACCTCGCGCTCGGCGGCGCGCCCACGATGGGCCCGCTGCCGGAGCCTGCGCTCGCCGAACGCCGCTACGGCCTCGCCGAGGGACTCACGCACGCGGAGATCGAGGCGCGCTTCCCGGACGGCGACGTGCCCGGCCGCGAGACCGTGGAGTCCGTCACCGAGCGGGCGGGAGCGGCGCTCCTCCGGCTCGCGGAGCGGCACCCCGGCGGGTCGATCATCGCGGTGTCGCACGGCGGCGTCATCGCGGCGCTGGCCCGCAGCCTCGACGCGTCGCTCGGCACGCGCCCGGGGCCCATGATCGAGAACGGCTCGGCGCACACGTTCGGCGTGGTCGACGGCGAGCTGTCGCTGCTCCGCTTCGGCGGGGTGGCCGACCTGGGAGCGATCGCGGACCTCGATCCCGCGCGCCGGGCCTGA
- a CDS encoding Sir2 family NAD-dependent protein deacetylase, giving the protein MSTALRDDPRPPAGSTIAEAVELMRGRRTAVLTGAGLSTDSGIPDYRGEGAPKRNPMTFQQFRSEGDDFRRRYWAGGHLGWKAFSSARPNDGHAALADLEAAGVVGGLVTQNVDGLHERAGSRRVVDLHGSLDRVLCLDCGQAYARSAIADRISAENPWLDLPDAVELNPDGDAQVHDVDRFRIPVCSVCGGMLKPDVVFFGELVPTERFREAGAIVSDADVLLIAGSSLAVNSGIRLLEIARRSRMPIVILNRGTTKGDTRATVRLEGGTSEILRAIATELAS; this is encoded by the coding sequence ATGAGCACCGCTCTCCGTGACGATCCCCGACCCCCGGCGGGGTCCACGATCGCCGAGGCGGTCGAGCTGATGCGCGGCCGTCGCACCGCCGTCCTCACGGGCGCCGGCCTCAGCACCGACTCCGGCATCCCCGACTACCGCGGCGAGGGCGCCCCGAAGCGGAACCCCATGACGTTCCAGCAGTTCCGCAGCGAGGGCGACGACTTCCGCCGCCGCTACTGGGCGGGCGGGCACCTCGGCTGGAAGGCCTTCAGCTCCGCTCGTCCGAACGACGGGCACGCGGCGCTCGCCGACCTCGAGGCGGCCGGCGTCGTGGGCGGGCTCGTCACGCAGAACGTCGACGGCCTGCACGAGCGGGCGGGATCCCGCCGCGTCGTGGACCTGCACGGCTCGCTCGACCGCGTCCTCTGCCTCGACTGCGGGCAGGCGTACGCGCGCTCCGCGATCGCCGACCGCATCAGCGCCGAGAACCCCTGGCTCGACCTGCCCGACGCGGTGGAGCTCAACCCCGACGGCGACGCCCAGGTGCACGACGTCGACCGGTTCCGGATCCCCGTCTGCAGCGTCTGCGGCGGCATGCTCAAGCCCGACGTGGTCTTCTTCGGGGAGCTCGTGCCCACGGAGCGCTTCCGCGAGGCGGGCGCCATCGTGTCCGACGCGGACGTGCTCCTCATCGCCGGGTCGTCCCTCGCGGTCAACTCCGGGATCCGCCTGCTCGAGATCGCCCGGAGGAGCCGCATGCCGATCGTGATCCTCAACCGCGGCACCACGAAGGGCGACACCCGCGCCACGGTGCGCCTCGAGGGCGGCACCAGCGAGATCCTCCGCGCCATCGCGACGGAGCTCGCGTCGTGA
- a CDS encoding 3'-5' exonuclease, which translates to MTSRWHDTLASFDLETTGVDVETARIVTACIVVLDAQGEVLERHDWLADPGVEIPAGAAAIHGVTTERARAEGRDAAVVVLEIVTTIRAMFARGLALVVYNAPYDLTLLNREAVRHGVEPLRDTGPVIDPLVIDKAVDTYRRGKRTLSVAAEHYGVRLDDAHDAGADAIAAGRVAQAIAGRYADQLDIPVLDLHDRQVDWSRVQAESFQDYMRRTRDPAFTTSGAWPERHAGS; encoded by the coding sequence ATGACCTCCCGCTGGCACGACACCCTGGCCTCGTTCGACCTCGAGACGACGGGGGTGGACGTCGAGACCGCGCGCATCGTCACGGCGTGCATCGTCGTCCTGGACGCGCAGGGCGAGGTCCTCGAGCGGCACGACTGGCTCGCGGATCCCGGGGTCGAGATCCCCGCGGGCGCGGCCGCCATCCACGGCGTCACCACGGAGCGAGCCCGCGCCGAGGGGCGCGACGCCGCGGTGGTCGTCCTCGAGATCGTCACCACCATCCGTGCGATGTTCGCCCGCGGCCTCGCGCTGGTGGTCTACAACGCGCCCTACGACCTCACGCTCCTCAACCGGGAGGCCGTGCGGCACGGGGTCGAGCCCCTGCGCGACACCGGCCCCGTCATCGACCCGCTCGTCATCGACAAGGCCGTCGACACCTACCGCCGCGGCAAGCGCACGCTGTCCGTCGCCGCGGAGCACTACGGCGTCCGCCTCGACGACGCGCACGACGCCGGCGCGGACGCCATCGCCGCCGGTCGGGTGGCCCAGGCCATCGCCGGACGCTACGCGGACCAGCTCGACATCCCCGTGCTCGACCTCCACGACCGCCAGGTCGACTGGTCACGCGTGCAGGCGGAGAGCTTCCAGGACTACATGCGCCGCACGCGCGATCCGGCGTTCACGACGTCCGGCGCCTGGCCCGAGCGGCACGCCGGATCCTGA
- a CDS encoding D-alanyl-D-alanine carboxypeptidase family protein: MSRARRLTVTSVVAALLVSAGVYVPVTLTADPPAAVAQVDAPSPVVAVPTPESWPGDGVSAVGAIGFDGVLATNEATPVSRPMASITKTVTALVVLKAKPLAPGEDGPQVTFTAEDEALRGEILKQDGIVEPAVAGTSLSQRDLLEGALLASANNYAAALGVWAYGSNDAFVAAANAWLAEQGLTGTHVADAMGLSPETVSTTADLVRIGEMVLADPVLSGIVDQRSADVAGVGTVENRNLLAGVPGFRGIKTGTLEQAGKCLLWAVDTKVGDRDVTLVGVTLGAKDHAELARQVTALLPTVTANMHVVQVASSGEPFADYTTAWGATARAVATEDRSLLVWGDTPVTTTVEASGSGEAAAGTQVGTATVTAGQETVRVPLALDRAIPGPDGWWRLGNPGELLG, translated from the coding sequence GTGAGCCGGGCCCGCCGGCTCACCGTCACGTCCGTCGTCGCGGCGCTCCTCGTCTCGGCGGGCGTGTACGTCCCGGTGACCCTCACGGCGGATCCGCCGGCCGCGGTCGCTCAGGTCGACGCGCCGTCGCCCGTGGTCGCCGTCCCGACGCCGGAGTCCTGGCCGGGCGACGGCGTCTCGGCGGTCGGCGCCATCGGCTTCGACGGCGTCCTCGCGACGAACGAGGCCACGCCCGTGTCCCGGCCGATGGCGAGCATCACCAAGACCGTGACCGCGCTCGTCGTGCTGAAGGCGAAGCCCCTCGCTCCCGGGGAGGACGGGCCGCAGGTCACCTTCACGGCCGAGGACGAGGCGCTCCGCGGGGAGATCCTCAAGCAGGACGGCATCGTCGAGCCCGCGGTCGCCGGCACGAGCCTCTCGCAGCGGGACCTGCTCGAGGGCGCGCTGCTCGCGAGCGCCAACAACTACGCGGCGGCGCTCGGGGTCTGGGCGTACGGCTCGAACGACGCCTTCGTCGCGGCCGCGAACGCCTGGCTCGCCGAGCAGGGGCTCACGGGCACGCACGTCGCCGACGCGATGGGGCTCTCGCCGGAGACCGTGAGCACGACGGCCGACCTCGTCCGCATCGGCGAGATGGTGCTGGCCGATCCGGTGCTCTCGGGCATCGTCGACCAGCGCAGCGCCGACGTGGCGGGGGTGGGGACCGTCGAGAACCGCAACCTGCTGGCGGGCGTCCCCGGATTCCGCGGGATCAAGACCGGCACGCTCGAGCAGGCGGGCAAGTGCCTGCTCTGGGCGGTGGACACGAAGGTCGGCGACCGCGACGTGACCCTGGTCGGCGTGACGCTCGGCGCGAAGGACCACGCCGAGCTCGCCCGGCAGGTGACCGCGCTGCTGCCGACGGTCACGGCGAACATGCACGTGGTGCAGGTGGCCTCCTCGGGGGAGCCGTTCGCCGACTACACGACGGCGTGGGGTGCGACCGCGCGGGCCGTCGCCACCGAGGACCGGTCGCTCCTGGTGTGGGGCGACACGCCCGTCACCACGACCGTCGAGGCGTCCGGATCCGGGGAGGCTGCCGCGGGCACCCAGGTCGGCACGGCGACGGTCACGGCCGGGCAGGAGACGGTGCGGGTGCCGCTCGCGCTCGACCGGGCGATCCCGGGCCCCGACGGCTGGTGGCGCCTCGGCAACCCGGGCGAGCTGCTCGGCTGA
- a CDS encoding SGNH/GDSL hydrolase family protein, with product MTEPHPWRRYVALGDSFTEGIGDPEPGSPGGHRGWADRVAEVLADQVEGFSYANLAIRGRLLGQIADEQVEPALALHPDLVSLSAGGNDILRPGADPDRLADRLDQMVARLSSEGATVVLFTGTDVKFSPVFGRLRGKVAIYNEDIRAVAARHDCIVADQWSLTEIQDPRMWDIDRLHLAPLGHHTVARMVLQALAVENDLEPLKPEPLPPRTWSQARAGDIDWARAYFVPWVLRRLRHQSSGDGRTAKRPDASPWTRVDAGS from the coding sequence ATGACCGAGCCCCACCCCTGGCGCCGCTACGTCGCCCTCGGCGACTCCTTCACGGAGGGCATCGGCGACCCCGAGCCGGGCAGCCCCGGCGGGCACCGCGGCTGGGCCGACCGCGTCGCCGAGGTGCTGGCCGACCAGGTCGAGGGCTTCTCCTACGCCAACCTCGCCATCCGCGGCCGGCTGCTAGGCCAGATCGCCGACGAGCAGGTCGAGCCCGCGCTCGCGCTGCACCCCGACCTCGTGTCGCTCTCCGCGGGCGGCAACGACATCCTCCGGCCCGGCGCCGACCCCGACCGCCTCGCCGACCGCCTCGACCAGATGGTCGCCCGGCTCTCCTCCGAGGGCGCGACCGTGGTGCTCTTCACGGGCACCGACGTCAAGTTCTCCCCCGTCTTCGGGCGGCTGCGCGGCAAGGTCGCGATCTACAACGAGGACATCCGCGCGGTCGCGGCCCGGCACGACTGCATCGTGGCCGACCAGTGGTCGCTCACCGAGATACAGGACCCGCGCATGTGGGACATCGACCGGCTCCACCTCGCGCCGCTCGGCCACCACACCGTGGCGCGCATGGTGCTGCAGGCGCTCGCCGTCGAGAACGACCTCGAACCGCTGAAGCCCGAGCCGCTCCCGCCGCGCACCTGGAGCCAGGCGCGCGCGGGCGACATCGACTGGGCGCGCGCGTACTTCGTGCCGTGGGTGCTGCGGCGCCTGCGCCACCAGTCCTCGGGCGACGGGCGCACGGCCAAGCGGCCGGACGCGTCGCCGTGGACGCGCGTCGACGCCGGTAGCTGA
- a CDS encoding TrmH family RNA methyltransferase encodes MHIHRIEDLSSPGLEDYSRLTDVALRRVSEPAGGLYIAESTKVMGRALAAGHVPRSVLVQEQWLDDAAPLLEGFPDVPVFVGAAAVLERLTGYNLHRGALAAMHRPPLPAVADVLRDARRVVVLEDIVDHTNVGAIFRAVAGIGADAVLITPRCADPLYRRSVRVSMGTVLQVPWTRLPEWSEAAPLLHEAGFHLAALALEDDAVTLDAFAADPPERIALVLGTEGDGLSRHALRHADTTVVIPMLHGVDSLNVAAASAVALYALRVPA; translated from the coding sequence GTGCACATCCACCGCATCGAGGACCTCTCCTCGCCGGGCCTGGAGGACTACTCGCGTCTCACGGACGTGGCCCTCCGCCGGGTGAGCGAGCCCGCGGGCGGCCTCTACATCGCCGAGTCCACCAAGGTCATGGGCCGCGCGCTCGCCGCGGGTCACGTGCCGCGGTCGGTGCTGGTGCAGGAGCAGTGGCTCGACGACGCCGCCCCGCTCCTCGAGGGCTTCCCGGACGTCCCCGTGTTCGTGGGCGCGGCCGCCGTGCTCGAGCGGCTCACCGGGTACAACCTGCACCGCGGGGCGCTCGCCGCGATGCACCGTCCGCCCCTGCCCGCCGTCGCCGACGTGCTGCGCGACGCGCGCCGGGTCGTCGTCCTGGAGGACATCGTCGACCACACGAACGTCGGGGCGATCTTCCGCGCGGTGGCCGGGATCGGCGCCGACGCCGTGCTCATCACCCCGCGCTGCGCCGACCCGCTCTACCGGCGGAGCGTGCGCGTCAGCATGGGCACCGTGCTGCAGGTGCCGTGGACCCGGCTGCCCGAGTGGTCGGAGGCCGCGCCGCTGCTGCACGAGGCCGGCTTCCACCTCGCGGCGCTCGCCCTGGAGGACGACGCCGTCACGCTCGACGCCTTCGCGGCGGATCCGCCCGAGCGGATCGCGCTCGTGCTCGGCACCGAGGGCGACGGCCTCAGCCGCCACGCGCTCCGCCACGCGGACACGACGGTCGTGATCCCGATGCTGCACGGCGTGGACTCGCTGAACGTGGCCGCGGCGAGCGCCGTCGCCCTGTACGCGCTGCGGGTCCCCGCGTGA
- a CDS encoding VOC family protein: MPDLLSAATTMGPVTLLVGDLDRMTAYYRDAVGLEQLHEGTESTTLGRGGVPAVVLEPASGLDLPSPGNAGLFHTAVLFDEPAALARSVASLAQRAPGTFTGSADHLVSRAFYFTDPEGNGVELYTDRPRDEWTWQDGRIVMDSLRLDPNAFLRDELAPVSDAASDAAGIGHVHLQVGDTEQASAFYVDTLGFELVAGWHGSAIFVSAGGYHHHMAMNTWNSRGAGRRPATLGLGTVRIDVPTRDEVEAVDARLRAAGVATRDDGRELAFEDPWGNALVLSAA; the protein is encoded by the coding sequence ATGCCCGATCTGCTCTCCGCCGCCACGACCATGGGACCCGTGACCCTCCTGGTCGGCGACCTCGACCGGATGACCGCCTACTACCGCGACGCCGTCGGCCTCGAGCAGCTGCACGAGGGCACGGAGTCCACGACGCTCGGGCGCGGGGGAGTGCCCGCGGTCGTCCTCGAACCCGCGAGCGGCCTCGACCTCCCGAGCCCCGGGAACGCCGGCCTCTTCCACACGGCCGTGCTCTTCGACGAGCCCGCAGCGCTCGCCCGCTCCGTCGCCTCGCTCGCGCAGCGCGCCCCCGGCACCTTCACCGGCAGCGCCGACCACCTCGTGAGCCGCGCGTTCTACTTCACCGACCCGGAGGGCAACGGCGTCGAGCTCTACACCGACCGTCCGCGCGACGAGTGGACGTGGCAGGACGGCCGGATCGTCATGGACTCGCTCCGGCTCGACCCGAACGCATTCCTCCGGGACGAGCTCGCTCCCGTCTCCGACGCCGCCTCCGACGCGGCCGGAATCGGCCACGTGCACCTGCAGGTGGGCGACACGGAGCAGGCGTCCGCCTTCTACGTCGACACGCTGGGCTTCGAGCTCGTCGCCGGCTGGCACGGATCCGCGATCTTCGTGTCCGCCGGCGGGTACCACCACCACATGGCCATGAACACCTGGAACAGCCGGGGCGCCGGCCGGCGTCCCGCGACGCTCGGGCTCGGCACCGTGCGGATCGATGTCCCCACGCGCGACGAGGTCGAGGCGGTGGACGCGCGCCTCCGCGCCGCCGGCGTCGCCACGCGCGACGACGGACGGGAGCTCGCCTTCGAGGACCCGTGGGGCAACGCCCTGGTGCTGTCCGCCGCCTGA